The segment CAAGGGAGCGCAGCGTACGGACACGCAGCCGCGTCTCGTTGTGCTTTTCGGCATCGGCGGCTGCTGCCTGCAAAAGCTTTGTGGCGATGCCTTTGCCCTGTACCTCCGGTCGAACCGCCAACAGGGTCATTTCATTTCCTTCCCGTACTGCAAAGCCGGAAAGGTCGCGTTCAAATGCCCCGATGGCCGTCCCCTTCTTCAGATGATCCGGAATCGAGGTGAGATACGCAGCGGCGCTTTCCTTTTTCAGATGAAACTGGTCTGCCGCAAAAAAAGCTTCCCGCGCAAGATTTTCCGCATCCGGAAAATCTTCGAAGGTCAGCTGACGGATCCGCATCAAAGGCCAAGCTCCCGGTCATAGAGAGGGACGCTGTCCTTCAATACCTTCTCATCGTAAGCCTTTGTCCACTTGAGAACCGTGACATCTACACCTTTGGCATGGGGAACAGCGGCTTCCCTGAGCGCATTCATCGTCTCTTCCGAAAGCTTGTCCTCATCGCACTTCACAAACAGTGCAAAGCTGATTGCCGCTCCGGCAATCAGCTGCTTGAAGAATACCTGCTCCACTTCCGGCAGCTTCTCCGCCTCATCATGGACTGCATTGACCAGAGCCGTCGGATAGATGCGCGGCTCCATGAATGTCACCTGCATTCCTGCCGGAATCTTTCCGCTGGCAAGTGCCTTTTCATTTTCACGTGCCTGCTGATGTGCTTGGGCCAGAGAAATGACCAGCTTCTTGGGCAGTACGATGTTGGCATTGAACGGATCAATGACAACGCCTTCCGCCTGATTGCGTGCATCACTCAGAAACGGCGCAAACTCAAGCACCGTACGGACAATGAACTGTCCCTTTGAAGCTTCCGGGCGCTGCAGCTTCTTCGATTCTTCTTCATCCGTAAAAGCCGGGAAGAATGTCTTTCCGTCATTGGTATGAACAAGGACAAACGAGATCTGCATATTCTTCGCAGATGCTCCCTTGATTGATACCGGAACCAGAAGACGCGCCTTCTCCAGCTGGCGGATCATCTTCTGCTCATTTTCCTGTGTGCGTTCTTTCTTTAATTCCGCGAGGGCTGCCTTGAGCTCCGGGTTCTTGATATCCGAAGCCTTGACCTCACGAAGGTTAATCTTCTTTGCGTTATTTTCTGCCATGAGTTTACTGTTTCTCCCGCTGATTATTATACCGTTGTTCCGGCCATTCTCAATGTGACTGCTATAATGGCGGAATGAAGAAAATCACCTGGAATTCCCCTGTTGTTCTGACGTTTGCATTGATTTCGCTGCTGGCGCTTGTTTTGAACGGAGTGACCGGCGGCGCTAGCAACCGTCTGCTGTTTTCGGTCTATCGCAGCTCGTGGAGCGATCCGCTGAGCTATGTCCGTCTTTTTACGCATGTGCTCGGTCATGCGTCGTGGCAGCACTATGCGGGCAATATGCTCTTGTTTCTGCTGACCGGCCCACTGCTGGAGGAGAAATACGGCAGTAAGCGTCTTCTGCAGCTAATTGCGATCACGGCACTTGCCACGGGCCTGGTACATATCCTTCTGTTTCCAAATACGGGACTGCTGGGAGCCAGCGGCATCGACTTTGCCTTCATTCTTCTGGCCTCAATCACGGGATCACGGCGCAGCGGCGAAATTCCGCTGACGCTGATTCTGGTCGCTGTCATCTATTGCGGACAGCAGGTATATGACGGTCTGTTCACGGCGGACAATGTTTCTCAGCTTTCGCATCTGATCGGCGGCGCCATCGGTACAATCTTCGGGCTGCGCATGTCTTCGAAACGGCGGTACTGATCTATACAAAGAAACGGAAATGTCACAATTCAGATCCGGTTCAGTGAAAATTCACATTCAGTTCACATTAACCGCCTATAGTAACAGTGTTCCAGAAAAAAGGAGGTGTTCATTCTATGAGTGAGATGAATAACACGGAAAATAAAAATATTCAGGATGCGGAGATCGTATCCTGGAAGTGCCCGACCTGCGGCACCGAAAATACCGGCAACTTCTGCACACAGTGCGGAACCCGCAAACCTGCTCCGAAGGAAGAGCCGAAGAAGGAAGAAACCGTAAATGCGGCTTCCACAGCAGAAACCGCATCTGCAGCAGGTACAGCTTCTGCTGATGCGGCAAAGGCAGCAGCACCTTCGACCCCTGTCTATAAGGACAACAAGCCGAAGAAGGAAAAGAAGCAGTCTTCCCGCGGACTGAACCTTGCGCTGGCAGCAATCCTTGGTGCCGGCTGCGGATTCGGCGGCGGCTATCTTGCGACGCGTACCGGCGGCTCCTCGTCCGGCACAACTGTCGTTTATACGACAGCTCCGGATTCGACAAGTGCCGATTCCAGCAGTGACTCCAATGTCGTCTCTACTTCCAGCGGCGACCTGACGATTCAGGAGATCGCAGCCAAGGCACAGCCGAGCGTCGTTGAGATCCAGACGGAAATCACACAGCAGAGCTACAGCATCTTCGGCGGAACCTATACCGCGGAAGCAGCGGGCTCGGGCGTCATCATCTCCAATGATGGCTATATCATCACCAACAACCATGTCATTGAGGATGCCAACTCCATCTCGGTTACAACCTACGACGGTCAGACCTACGATGCGACGCTGGTCGGCACCGATGAGAAGTCGGATATTGCCGTAATCAAGATCAATGTGAGCGGCCTGACGGCTGCTACGATCGGTGATTCCTCCAAGATTGCCGTCGGCGATACGGCCGTCGTCATCGGCAATCCGCTGGGAACTCTGGGCGGAACCGTCACCAACGGCATTATCTCCGCAACCGATCGTGAGATCACCATCAACAACGAAGCAATGAATCTGATCCAGACAAATGCGGCCATCAACTCCGGCAACTCCGGCGGCGGCCTGTTCGATGGTCAGGGTAATCTGATCGGCATCGTCAATGCCAAGGACTCCGGCACAACATCTTCCGGCGCAACGATTGAAGGTCTCG is part of the Galactobacillus timonensis genome and harbors:
- a CDS encoding enhanced serine sensitivity protein SseB C-terminal domain-containing protein, which codes for MAENNAKKINLREVKASDIKNPELKAALAELKKERTQENEQKMIRQLEKARLLVPVSIKGASAKNMQISFVLVHTNDGKTFFPAFTDEEESKKLQRPEASKGQFIVRTVLEFAPFLSDARNQAEGVVIDPFNANIVLPKKLVISLAQAHQQARENEKALASGKIPAGMQVTFMEPRIYPTALVNAVHDEAEKLPEVEQVFFKQLIAGAAISFALFVKCDEDKLSEETMNALREAAVPHAKGVDVTVLKWTKAYDEKVLKDSVPLYDRELGL
- a CDS encoding rhomboid family intramembrane serine protease, translated to MKKITWNSPVVLTFALISLLALVLNGVTGGASNRLLFSVYRSSWSDPLSYVRLFTHVLGHASWQHYAGNMLLFLLTGPLLEEKYGSKRLLQLIAITALATGLVHILLFPNTGLLGASGIDFAFILLASITGSRRSGEIPLTLILVAVIYCGQQVYDGLFTADNVSQLSHLIGGAIGTIFGLRMSSKRRY
- a CDS encoding S1C family serine protease; protein product: MSEMNNTENKNIQDAEIVSWKCPTCGTENTGNFCTQCGTRKPAPKEEPKKEETVNAASTAETASAAGTASADAAKAAAPSTPVYKDNKPKKEKKQSSRGLNLALAAILGAGCGFGGGYLATRTGGSSSGTTVVYTTAPDSTSADSSSDSNVVSTSSGDLTIQEIAAKAQPSVVEIQTEITQQSYSIFGGTYTAEAAGSGVIISNDGYIITNNHVIEDANSISVTTYDGQTYDATLVGTDEKSDIAVIKINVSGLTAATIGDSSKIAVGDTAVVIGNPLGTLGGTVTNGIISATDREITINNEAMNLIQTNAAINSGNSGGGLFDGQGNLIGIVNAKDSGTTSSGATIEGLGFAIPINDAMDVATQLIENGYVTNRATIGVTLQTLTQDYQNYPAGLYIASVMSGSGAEAAGLQPYDRITAADGTAVSSYTDLSKILKTKSVGDTITLTIVRDGQTMDVDVTLTGVLQNSSSSSSSSTTTPDTPFRP